The Pedococcus dokdonensis region CTCGAGGTTGCGCAGCGACTCACCCCGCGACACGCGCCAGTCCCACTCCTTGCGCATGCTCGTGATGAAGCCAATCGCCAGCAGCTCGTTGAAGTGCGAGTCCGCGGCCTCCAGCACGACCCCCAACAGCTGGTCGAGGTAGGCCGCGTCGACACCGCTTGCGGGCACCCGCCCGGTGACGTAGACGTCACCGGCCTGGTCGATCGAGTAGGCCAGCCCGGGCAGGCGGAGGTTCTTGCGCAGGAGGTAGCGGTAGAACGTCTCATGGTCCTCGTCGGGGTTGCGCATGACGAACGCGGAGACCGAGAGGGTGTCGCCCGCGACCACCAGCGAGACCACCGTCTTGAGCTTCTTCTCGCCCGGCAGGGTGAGCACGAGCTCGCCGTCGCGGGCACCGCCCTCCCACTCGATCCCGGCGTCGGCGAGGTAGTCCTGGACCACCGACAGCAGCGCGGAGGTGCCGGCAGCAGAGGTCACGGGACGACCGCCGCGGGGATGCCGGCCAGCACGCCGTTGGGCGATGGGGCGTCCTTGGACTGGGCCCGCGCGCGACAGGCCTCGACGTAGACCTCATAGAGGCGCTCGGTGGTGCGGTCCCAGCCGAACAACGCAGCGTGCTCGATGGCCTTGCGGCTCAACGCTTCTCGTTGCTGCGGGTCGATCAGGAGCTGTTCGAGGGCGAGCGACCAGACGTGGGGGTCGTGGCCCTGCACGAGCACTCCGGCGTCGCCGACGGCGGTGGGCAGTCCACCCACGTCAGCGGCCACCACGGGCGTGCCGCACGCCTGTGCCTCCACCGCGACGAGCCCGAACGACTCGGAGTGCGAGGGCACGGCTACGAGGTCGGCGGCGCGGTACCAGTCGGCGAGCTCGTCGCGCGGCACCGGTGGCACGAACCGGACCTGGGCGCTGATGCCGAGCCCCTCGGCGAGCTCCTGGAGGCCGCGGGGATGGGCCAGGCCAGAGCCGGACGGGCCACCCAGCACCGCGACGACGAGCTCACCGGCCCAGTCGGGGTGCCGGCCCAACAGCTCGGCGGCCGCCTTGACCAGCACCTCGGGCGCCTTCAGGGGCTGGAGGCGCCCGACGAAGAGCAGCACCTTGGCGTCCTGGGGCAGCCCCACGGCGGCACGCGCCGCCCGTGGGTCACCCGGCGAGAACAACGACAGGTCCACCCCGGGAGGCACGACGACCACCTTGTCGGGGTCCGCGGCATACAGGTCGATCAGCTCGTTGCGCTCGCCCAGGGTGTTGGCGATCAGGCGGTCGGCGGCCTCCACCACCTGGACCTCGCCGATCTCGCGGCCGGGCGGTTCAGGGGTGTCGCCCTCGGCGAGGTGCTGGTTCTTCACGCGGGCCATCGTGTGCATGGTGTGCACGAGCGGCACCTGCCAGCGGTCTGCGGCGAGCCAGCCGACCTGCCCCGAGAGCCAGTAGTGCGAGTGCACCAGGCTGTAGTGGCCCTCCGGCTCGTGCGCCCCGGTGCGCATCACGCCGGCAGCGAAGGCGCACAGCTGGCCGGGCAGGTCGTCCTTGCCGAGGCCCTCGTAGGGGCCGGCCGTCACGTGGCGCACGGTGACGCCGGGTTCCACCTGGACCGTCGGCGGCAGGTCGGCCGTCGTCGTCCGGGTGAAGATCTCGACCTCCACGCCCCGCTTGGCGAGCTGGTGGGCCACCTCGACGACGTAGACGTTCATGCCGCCCGCGTCACCGGTGCCGGGCTGCTCCAACGGGGAGGTGTGGACACTGAGCATCGCGACACGGTCGATGCGGTCGCAGCAGCCCATGTCGCGAGTCTGCCACGCGGTCCCGAGGGGCTACGAGGTGGAGGTCGGGACGGGGCGTG contains the following coding sequences:
- a CDS encoding YbjN domain-containing protein, whose translation is MTSAAGTSALLSVVQDYLADAGIEWEGGARDGELVLTLPGEKKLKTVVSLVVAGDTLSVSAFVMRNPDEDHETFYRYLLRKNLRLPGLAYSIDQAGDVYVTGRVPASGVDAAYLDQLLGVVLEAADSHFNELLAIGFITSMRKEWDWRVSRGESLRNLEAFRPILQRDGDPGPAES
- the mshA gene encoding D-inositol-3-phosphate glycosyltransferase, whose translation is MLSVHTSPLEQPGTGDAGGMNVYVVEVAHQLAKRGVEVEIFTRTTTADLPPTVQVEPGVTVRHVTAGPYEGLGKDDLPGQLCAFAAGVMRTGAHEPEGHYSLVHSHYWLSGQVGWLAADRWQVPLVHTMHTMARVKNQHLAEGDTPEPPGREIGEVQVVEAADRLIANTLGERNELIDLYAADPDKVVVVPPGVDLSLFSPGDPRAARAAVGLPQDAKVLLFVGRLQPLKAPEVLVKAAAELLGRHPDWAGELVVAVLGGPSGSGLAHPRGLQELAEGLGISAQVRFVPPVPRDELADWYRAADLVAVPSHSESFGLVAVEAQACGTPVVAADVGGLPTAVGDAGVLVQGHDPHVWSLALEQLLIDPQQREALSRKAIEHAALFGWDRTTERLYEVYVEACRARAQSKDAPSPNGVLAGIPAAVVP